In the genome of Nocardioides marmoribigeumensis, one region contains:
- a CDS encoding uracil-DNA glycosylase, whose amino-acid sequence MTDPHPHPHADPHPLTGQEFASPVPPGTGWPDDPAAPDTPVAHDAASIEHLAASTSLEELTARVSVCRACPRLVTWREDVAEAKRASYSSEPYWGRPIAGWGAPDPAVLVLGLAPAAHGGNRTGRIFTGDRSGDWLFAALHRAGLAAQATSVHAGDGQRLLHTRMVAAVRCAPPANKPTTEERDTCAPWLDRELALVAPSVRVVVCLGSFAWEAGLKAYRRQGYDVPRPKPRFGHGAEVLLTGPAGPLHLVGSYHPSQQNTFTGTLTEPMLDAVLLRVRELAGL is encoded by the coding sequence GTGACCGACCCGCACCCGCACCCGCACGCCGACCCGCACCCGCTCACCGGCCAGGAGTTCGCCTCCCCGGTCCCGCCGGGCACGGGCTGGCCCGACGACCCCGCCGCCCCGGACACCCCGGTGGCCCACGACGCCGCGTCGATCGAGCACCTGGCCGCCTCGACGTCGCTCGAGGAGCTCACCGCCCGGGTCTCGGTCTGCCGCGCCTGCCCGCGGCTGGTCACCTGGCGCGAGGACGTCGCCGAGGCCAAGCGGGCGTCGTACTCCTCGGAGCCCTACTGGGGCCGCCCGATCGCCGGGTGGGGCGCCCCCGACCCGGCGGTCCTCGTGCTCGGGCTCGCCCCGGCCGCGCACGGAGGCAACCGCACGGGCCGCATCTTCACCGGCGACCGGTCCGGCGACTGGCTCTTCGCCGCCCTGCACCGCGCCGGCCTCGCCGCCCAGGCGACCTCGGTGCACGCCGGCGACGGCCAGCGGCTCCTCCACACGCGCATGGTGGCCGCCGTGCGCTGCGCGCCGCCGGCCAACAAGCCGACGACCGAGGAGCGCGACACCTGCGCGCCGTGGCTCGACCGCGAGCTGGCCCTGGTCGCGCCGTCGGTGCGGGTGGTGGTGTGCCTGGGCTCGTTCGCGTGGGAGGCGGGGCTCAAGGCCTACCGCCGCCAGGGCTACGACGTGCCGCGGCCCAAGCCGCGCTTCGGGCACGGCGCGGAGGTCCTCCTGACCGGGCCGGCCGGGCCGCTCCACCTGGTCGGCAGCTACCACCCCAGCCAGCAGAACACCTTCACCGGCACCCTCACCGAGCCGATGCTCGACGCCGTCCTGCTGCGGGTCCGCGAGCTCGCCGGTCTCTAG
- a CDS encoding Ppx/GppA phosphatase family protein: MTERAAGIDCGTNTIKLLVADLDPDTGELSELVRTARMVRLGQGVDASGTLHPDALERVLTAVDEYAGLLREHDASRLRFCATSAVRDATNRDVLVDGVRERLGVTPEVLSGDEEARLSFAGATRGLGDVPAPVLVVDIGGGSTELVLGHGTTVDAAHSLDVGSVRMTERFLATDPPSSEEREALVRSVDDALDTLPGHGVDLSTARTVVAVSGTGLTVAAAVLDLPALDRDLVDRRVVPVAGVHEAADRLAAMTVAQRRALSYMHPGRADVIGAGALILSRVLARVPADELAVSVSDILDGITWSALS, encoded by the coding sequence ATGACTGAGCGTGCCGCCGGCATCGACTGCGGCACCAACACGATCAAGCTCCTCGTGGCCGACCTCGACCCCGACACGGGCGAGCTCTCCGAGCTGGTGCGGACCGCCCGGATGGTGCGGCTCGGCCAGGGCGTCGACGCCAGCGGCACGCTCCACCCCGACGCGCTGGAGCGGGTCCTCACCGCCGTCGACGAGTACGCCGGGCTGCTGCGCGAGCACGACGCCTCGCGCCTGAGGTTCTGCGCCACCAGCGCGGTGCGCGACGCGACCAACCGCGACGTGCTCGTCGACGGGGTGCGCGAGCGGCTCGGGGTCACGCCGGAGGTGCTGTCCGGCGACGAGGAGGCGCGGCTGTCCTTCGCCGGCGCGACCCGGGGGCTCGGTGACGTCCCGGCCCCGGTCCTCGTGGTCGACATCGGCGGCGGCTCGACCGAGCTGGTGCTGGGCCACGGCACGACCGTGGACGCCGCGCACTCGCTCGACGTCGGGTCGGTGCGGATGACCGAGCGCTTCCTCGCCACGGACCCCCCGTCGTCCGAGGAGCGCGAGGCCCTCGTGCGGTCGGTCGACGACGCGCTCGACACCCTGCCGGGCCACGGCGTCGACCTGTCCACCGCGCGCACCGTCGTGGCGGTCTCCGGCACCGGCCTCACCGTCGCGGCCGCGGTGCTCGACCTGCCCGCGCTCGATCGCGACCTCGTCGACCGGCGGGTGGTGCCCGTGGCCGGCGTCCACGAGGCCGCCGACCGGCTGGCCGCGATGACCGTCGCGCAGCGGCGCGCCCTGTCCTACATGCACCCGGGCCGCGCCGACGTGATCGGGGCGGGGGCGCTGATCCTGAGCCGGGTCCTCGCACGCGTGCCGGCCGACGAGCTGGCGGTCTCGGTCAGCGACATCCTCGACGGGATCACCTGGTCGGCGCTGTCGTGA